A window of Prevotella fusca JCM 17724 genomic DNA:
CGCACGCCAGCTCTCGACGTTTGTTCCTTCATTCGTCATGCCAGAACATGGCAGCCGTTACACCTCTTCTATATATATGCGTGGCATCGGCTCCCGTGTTTATTCGCCAGCCGTAGGTATCTATGTGGACGGTATGCCGATATTGAGCAAGAGTGCTTTCAACTTTCATGCGTATGATATTGACCGTGTCGATGTTCTACATGGTCCACAGGGGACACTCTATGGTATGAATACTGAAGGCGGACTGATTCGTCTTTATAGTCGTAATCCCTTCCGTTATCAGGGAACAGACGTTAAGGTTTCTGTCGGTACGAAATTCCTTCGCAAGATAGAAGCGAGCCATTATGAGAAGCTGAATGACAAGACTGCTTTCTCATTGGCTGGATTCTATGGAGGACAGAATGGCTTTTTCCGTAACCAGTTTGATGGGACACGTGCCGACCTTATTAATGAATTTGGTGGAAAAGGTCGCTTCTTGTGGAATCCATCGGGCAGGCTGACCTTTGATTTCATGGCTGATTATCAGTTTACCCGACAGAATGGTTTTCCATACGGTCAGATTGTGACCGAGAATGAGATAGCATCTGCACCAATCACTTCACCTCTTTATGGGCTGAAGGCCGGAACACAGATGCCCAACCAGAACCGGCAGAGCAATTACCGTCGGAATATCCTCAACACAGGAGTGGGAATCAAGTATATGGGCAATGGTTTTGACATCAATTCTATGACCTCGTGGCAATATCTCCATGACTATATGCTCATGGATATTGATTATCGTCCACAGGATTTTATACATCTTGTTCAACGGCAGCATGGAAATGCTCTGGTTGAGGAACTTTCTGTCAAGAGCCGTAATAACAGCAGATGGCACTGGACATTCGGTGCTTTCGGTTCTTATCAGTGGTTGAAAATCACAGCTCCTGTTTACTTCGGTCAGGATATGAACACCTATCTTTCAAAAAAGATAACGAGTTATGCCTATAATGGTATGCTTAATGCCATGGCACGCCGTATAGCACAAGGTTTGATAGCAGGTGGTATGTCGGAGGAACTTGCCAATAAAACCGCCCGTGCAAGTGCTGCAGCGGCGATTGCCGGGGCAGGCGGTGTCAACATAAACATGACGATGGAGCCTGTGCCGGGTGTGTTCCGCACCCCGACACTCAATTTCGGTGTCTATCATGAGAGCAATGTAGAATTCTCGGAACGCCTCACCGCAACTTTGGGCTTGCGTTATGATTACTCCCGAGTAGGTATCGATTATGAAACGTCATCTCGTTTGGCGTTGCAGGAGAATGTGATGGGTATAAAGTTAAACCCTGTCATCACTTCCATGTTGAAGCATCGTGAGCATAACCACTTCAAGCAGTTTCTGCCAAAGATGGGACTGACCTATCGCCTTCAGAATGGTAGCAATGTCTATGCAACATGGTCAAAGGGCTATCGTGCAGGTGGTTATAACTTTGAGATGTTCTCTGATGTACTTCAGGCTGAGACGTCACAAGCGGCAAATAAGGCACGTGGGGATGTTGATATTGCACATGATGAGGCTTATTATGAGCGTATTGCAAAGACCATAGAGTATAAGCCGGAGACAAGCTGGAACTATGAAGCTGGGGCACATCTTAATCTCTTCAACAACCAGCTTCATCTTGACCTTGCAGCTTACTATATGCAGATACATAACCAGCAGCTCTCTGTTATGGCTGGCAATTATGGTTTCGGACGAGTGATGACGAATGCGGGTCGCAGTCATTCCTGCGGTCTGGAGACAACTCTCCGTGGTGGTGCGCTGGATAACAGGCTCACATACGCTCTCAGCTATGGATTTACA
This region includes:
- a CDS encoding TonB-dependent receptor; its protein translation is MIKSKLGIVLLLVSFLPIGVHADNIDERGDSSRVYDIDEVVVVEQPKEAFRLRQQPLSSTSFNGDQLHGLNVQDARQLSTFVPSFVMPEHGSRYTSSIYMRGIGSRVYSPAVGIYVDGMPILSKSAFNFHAYDIDRVDVLHGPQGTLYGMNTEGGLIRLYSRNPFRYQGTDVKVSVGTKFLRKIEASHYEKLNDKTAFSLAGFYGGQNGFFRNQFDGTRADLINEFGGKGRFLWNPSGRLTFDFMADYQFTRQNGFPYGQIVTENEIASAPITSPLYGLKAGTQMPNQNRQSNYRRNILNTGVGIKYMGNGFDINSMTSWQYLHDYMLMDIDYRPQDFIHLVQRQHGNALVEELSVKSRNNSRWHWTFGAFGSYQWLKITAPVYFGQDMNTYLSKKITSYAYNGMLNAMARRIAQGLIAGGMSEELANKTARASAAAAIAGAGGVNINMTMEPVPGVFRTPTLNFGVYHESNVEFSERLTATLGLRYDYSRVGIDYETSSRLALQENVMGIKLNPVITSMLKHREHNHFKQFLPKMGLTYRLQNGSNVYATWSKGYRAGGYNFEMFSDVLQAETSQAANKARGDVDIAHDEAYYERIAKTIEYKPETSWNYEAGAHLNLFNNQLHLDLAAYYMQIHNQQLSVMAGNYGFGRVMTNAGRSHSCGLETTLRGGALDNRLTYALSYGFTSARFDEYRDSIPGVGTVDYKNKRVPFVPQHTLGASADYRIDVDPAALLDPTNRFHLRSVTVGLNLASQGKIYWDEQNTIGQNFYAVLGAHADADFGPLHVNLWVRNLTDTKYNTFAVQSAATGTRYTFAQMGNPFQMGIDFRIHF